The Chryseolinea soli genome contains a region encoding:
- a CDS encoding glycoside hydrolase family 2 protein, with protein sequence MSIRTFSLLFICIFLPIVVFSRSPRKTLNFNRDWKFRIGDHAGAHKEAFDDRNWDRVGIPHSFSTPYFLETDFYVGYGWYRKEFFLTKEEFKRAISLEFEGVFQVAEVFVNGNKVGEHKGGYTGFSLEVSKHLREGKNVVAVRVNNLWNARLAPRAGEHVFSGGIYRDVKLVITDAVHVAWYGTFITCNNVDKMSADVNVVTELVNGESVTKHVLVKTELLDPSGKSVASLVERTTILPRDTAVVTQQFNKLSQPILWNLNNPQRYTAVISVMDGTDLMDVYSTRFGIRKIAWTVDKGFFLNNEHVYLRGANVHQDHAGWGDAVSNAGLFRDVKLIKDAGFNFIRGSHYPHDPAFAEACDSLGVLFWSENAFWGIGGSSENPEGYWNTNAYPPHAADRAGFDASVLQQLAEMIRISRNHPSIITWSLCNEPFFTLPATIEPLSNLLKRCVTLVHNMDPTRPAAIGGAQRPLDQTRIDRLGDIAGYNGDGATIEAFQNPGVPSVVSEYGSTIAERPGDYSPGWGDLSKDNGMELHPWRSGQAIWCAFDHGSIAGSRLARMGIIDYFRIPKRSWFWYRNNSLNIPPPAWPKPGEATALVLSSDKMVVGTDGTDDVMLTVTVVDMAGIPIANSPAVTLRVVSGPGQFPTGRSITFEPGSLIGIVDGLAAIEFRSFFAGNTEIWAESAGLITGRLKLSFTGDVTFVEGNPQNDRVGPVLLAPKEHGQRRVLVFGRNNPTFASSSNQGHGAGFATDGSPATWWEPAGEDNHPSLTVHMERGVNVSDVKLEFPSKAIWQYKVEVSDNQTDWTLVSDNMNRIRPENNVHLKVKGVKAGSYLRVSFKSSSTAKLAEIKITGTQDN encoded by the coding sequence ATGAGTATCCGCACGTTTTCCCTACTTTTTATTTGTATTTTTTTGCCAATCGTTGTTTTTTCCAGATCTCCGCGAAAAACACTCAATTTTAATAGGGATTGGAAATTCAGGATTGGGGATCATGCCGGTGCCCACAAGGAAGCATTTGACGATCGCAATTGGGATCGTGTGGGTATTCCGCATTCCTTTAGTACCCCTTACTTTCTGGAAACAGATTTTTATGTCGGCTATGGCTGGTATCGTAAGGAATTTTTCTTGACAAAGGAAGAGTTTAAGCGGGCGATATCACTTGAATTCGAAGGCGTTTTTCAAGTAGCCGAAGTTTTCGTCAACGGAAATAAGGTGGGTGAACACAAAGGCGGCTATACCGGTTTTTCGTTGGAGGTTTCCAAGCACCTGCGGGAAGGAAAGAATGTTGTCGCAGTGCGAGTGAATAATCTATGGAATGCACGATTGGCGCCCCGGGCGGGCGAACATGTCTTTTCGGGTGGGATATATCGCGATGTTAAATTAGTAATTACTGATGCTGTTCACGTTGCCTGGTATGGGACATTTATTACGTGTAATAATGTAGATAAAATGAGTGCCGATGTTAATGTAGTGACGGAACTTGTGAATGGTGAATCCGTCACCAAACATGTATTGGTGAAAACTGAATTGCTTGATCCCAGTGGCAAGTCTGTGGCCAGCCTCGTTGAACGGACAACCATATTACCGCGCGACACCGCTGTTGTGACGCAACAGTTTAATAAACTTAGCCAGCCGATCCTGTGGAACCTGAACAATCCTCAACGGTATACGGCAGTAATTTCTGTGATGGATGGCACCGATCTGATGGATGTTTACAGCACGCGGTTTGGGATTCGTAAAATAGCTTGGACTGTCGATAAAGGTTTTTTTCTTAACAACGAGCATGTTTATCTGAGGGGAGCAAACGTACATCAGGATCACGCGGGCTGGGGTGATGCGGTATCGAATGCAGGTTTGTTTCGCGATGTTAAGTTAATAAAGGATGCGGGTTTTAATTTTATACGGGGCTCCCACTATCCACATGATCCTGCCTTTGCTGAAGCCTGCGATTCGTTGGGGGTTTTGTTTTGGTCAGAGAATGCGTTTTGGGGAATTGGAGGAAGTTCTGAGAATCCAGAAGGGTATTGGAACACGAATGCTTATCCTCCACATGCTGCTGATCGCGCAGGATTTGATGCCAGCGTATTGCAGCAGCTTGCCGAAATGATCCGGATAAGCCGTAACCATCCGTCTATCATCACATGGAGCTTATGCAATGAGCCATTCTTTACCTTGCCCGCAACTATTGAACCCCTTAGCAACTTGCTGAAACGATGTGTGACGCTTGTTCACAACATGGACCCTACACGTCCGGCAGCCATTGGAGGTGCCCAGAGGCCGTTGGATCAAACACGCATTGATCGTTTGGGGGACATTGCTGGGTATAATGGGGATGGTGCCACGATTGAGGCCTTTCAGAATCCGGGTGTTCCAAGTGTTGTTTCTGAATACGGGAGCACGATTGCCGAGCGGCCTGGGGACTACTCGCCGGGATGGGGGGACTTGTCCAAAGACAACGGTATGGAGCTTCATCCATGGCGAAGTGGCCAGGCGATTTGGTGTGCCTTCGATCATGGTTCCATCGCTGGGTCACGTCTGGCCCGCATGGGAATAATCGATTACTTCCGTATTCCGAAGCGTTCCTGGTTTTGGTATCGGAATAACAGCTTGAATATTCCGCCACCTGCATGGCCTAAACCAGGGGAGGCGACAGCGCTAGTATTGAGCAGCGACAAGATGGTTGTAGGTACTGACGGGACCGATGATGTGATGTTGACGGTGACTGTTGTCGATATGGCCGGCATACCCATCGCGAATTCGCCTGCAGTGACCTTGCGCGTGGTTAGTGGTCCCGGCCAGTTCCCGACGGGGCGAAGTATTACGTTCGAACCGGGGAGCCTGATAGGGATTGTGGATGGACTGGCGGCAATTGAATTCAGGTCCTTCTTTGCCGGTAATACTGAGATATGGGCCGAATCTGCCGGTCTAATAACTGGGAGGCTTAAATTGTCCTTCACAGGAGATGTCACATTTGTCGAGGGGAACCCTCAAAATGATCGGGTAGGCCCGGTGCTCTTGGCGCCGAAGGAACATGGTCAACGACGAGTTTTAGTTTTTGGAAGGAATAATCCAACGTTTGCCAGCAGTTCAAACCAGGGACATGGAGCGGGTTTCGCAACTGACGGTAGTCCTGCTACATGGTGGGAGCCGGCAGGCGAAGACAACCATCCTTCCTTAACGGTCCATATGGAGCGGGGGGTCAACGTATCTGATGTAAAATTGGAATTTCCTTCAAAAGCTATTTGGCAGTATAAGGTGGAGGTTTCTGACAATCAGACGGACTGGACGCTGGTTTCTGATAACATGAACCGTATCAGACCGGAAAATAATGTACATCTTAAAGTCAAAGGGGTAAAGGCAGGAAGCTATTTACGGGTGTCGTTCAAGTCATCTTCGACCGCTAAGCTTGCTGAAATAAAGATTACCGGTACGCAGGACAACTAA
- a CDS encoding FecR family protein, which produces MSSKLPPKEVQELAYKWRKGTITPEEKAKLEDWYNQEPTDEILWSRHDDEETLKNSLLEKINIEVDGEETKVVPFPTSTIRYVKYAAAAMIVTAVTLWYTVDFNSQTQVDHTIAQTNIDRLPGRDAATLTLGDGSVVQLEEVGDGTISTQGNVVVSKKGGQVSYLTPADDNGGEVHINTISTARGNQYKLELSDGTMVWMNSASSMRFPAHFADDLREVELTGEAYFEVAKDAKRPFVVKSGDAVVEVLGTHFNINAYEDEGYIRTTLLEGAVKVRNKDSFVIIKPGEQAVQKQQQRDIQKSQVDVEQVMAWQQGFFEFNNSSLQEIMRQISRWYDVDVRFEGASKGKKYGGRISRHTNLKDILNLLRASGADFAMEDGVLVVRS; this is translated from the coding sequence ATGAGCTCCAAATTACCACCAAAGGAAGTACAAGAGTTAGCCTACAAATGGAGGAAGGGGACCATTACTCCGGAAGAAAAAGCCAAACTGGAAGACTGGTACAACCAGGAACCGACTGACGAAATTCTTTGGAGTCGGCATGATGACGAAGAGACATTGAAGAACAGTCTACTGGAGAAGATCAATATTGAAGTAGATGGAGAAGAAACTAAGGTAGTGCCTTTCCCGACCAGTACAATAAGGTATGTGAAATATGCTGCAGCAGCCATGATCGTAACGGCGGTGACCTTGTGGTATACGGTTGATTTTAATTCTCAGACGCAAGTAGATCATACTATCGCGCAAACGAATATTGATCGGCTACCCGGAAGAGATGCCGCTACCTTGACATTGGGAGATGGTTCTGTGGTGCAGTTGGAGGAAGTGGGAGATGGGACGATTTCCACGCAGGGGAACGTCGTGGTGAGCAAGAAAGGTGGTCAGGTTTCGTACCTCACGCCGGCTGATGATAATGGTGGCGAGGTTCATATTAATACTATTAGCACGGCGCGCGGGAACCAATATAAGCTTGAGCTCTCGGACGGTACAATGGTATGGATGAATTCGGCATCATCGATGCGATTCCCCGCGCATTTTGCTGACGACTTGCGCGAAGTTGAGCTTACAGGTGAGGCGTATTTTGAGGTTGCGAAAGATGCTAAACGACCGTTCGTGGTAAAATCCGGTGACGCTGTGGTCGAGGTGCTGGGAACACACTTTAATATCAATGCATACGAAGACGAGGGGTATATAAGAACAACTCTGTTGGAGGGGGCGGTGAAAGTAAGGAATAAGGACTCGTTTGTGATCATCAAACCTGGTGAGCAGGCTGTGCAAAAGCAACAGCAGAGAGATATTCAGAAGAGCCAGGTTGACGTGGAGCAAGTAATGGCTTGGCAGCAGGGGTTCTTTGAATTCAATAATTCATCCTTGCAAGAAATAATGAGACAGATAAGCAGATGGTACGATGTCGACGTCCGTTTCGAAGGAGCATCGAAAGGGAAGAAGTATGGAGGACGTATCAGTAGACATACAAATTTGAAGGACATCCTGAATCTTTTGCGCGCCAGTGGCGCCGATTTCGCGATGGAGGACGGCGTGCTGGTTGTAAGGTCTTAA
- a CDS encoding SusC/RagA family TonB-linked outer membrane protein, with protein MYKKAKENFANPKIFRVAKLTVFISLVFLMKISAHSNAQTVTLKLKNATVQEVLKQLSRKTGISIVYDEAYFEKASRIDIDVKDVPLENVLDICLKQSGYSYSVQGSTVVIEKGKSFPKGHFTNNVITVSGVVSEPTGPVLPGVSVIIKGTKSGTVTDSNGAYTIQAQETDILVFSFIGFAKYEVAIEGQSYIDVVLTENSTELGEIIVTGLVNRNAESFTGSVKTVTKQQLLAAGNQNLFLSLKNLDPSFQIQENLAMGSNPNNLPVVNLRGKSSMPDLTGSFSGNPNQPLFILDGFETTLQRVYDLDINRIKSVTILKDASAKAIYGAKAGNGVVVIETVEPESGQMRVNYTGSLNLEAPDLSGYNLMNAKEKLQWERDHDMWTSPLPEINSFREDAYNKLYQDVYTKGVDTYWLAKPVQTGVDQKHSVLFDGGDEAFRYGASFSYNGITGAMKGSDRKTYTGSTTLSYRLKKLRFRNMLEFSQNNAHNSPYGSFANYVGLNPYWTPYDENGKLKPIAGFYPNGATSDGWAITYNPLYNASLNIIDESRYTQVINNLYTEWDIVDHLRFTGSLGYTSQRNGSDKFLPPSHTDFIGYTEANGLLDYKGLWAKTDGTMRMVQSNLGLSYNAVFGKHFLFANATLNIADQLTKVNTYVAEGFGSDNANDISMGTHYQRASSPTGTDDHARTLGVVGIGNYMYDNRFMVDVSYRTSASSIYGANSRWGSFWSVGAGWNLHNERIVQNLGIFSNFRIRGSFGYTGSQNANSYMTLATYRYGTVVYDGTKGATLIALPNPDLRWQKNMDYNAGVDLTMFGDKLAITADIYRKITTNLLVDLSAPPSFGFETYKTNLGKTQNAGYEVSLRYQVFHNSARRAYVNISGTATHIKNTLKEISNAFGSYNKKQNENVTGENKLYTGPVARYIEGQSLSALWAVRSLGIDPASGNEVFVDRNGNLTDQWSAQDLVIAGNADPTLRGTIGFDVGYKGFSISLICLYNVGGKIYNATLVERVENIDGRSNLDRRIYDAWSEPGDISRYKRPEVSSSIQVINFTKPTTRFIQDNNELFFSTINVGYEVQSRKFLETFRMERLKIAFYTNELGRISSVKTERGAQYPFARNFSFSVQATF; from the coding sequence ATGTACAAAAAGGCAAAAGAAAATTTCGCAAACCCCAAAATTTTTCGAGTCGCGAAACTGACAGTTTTCATCTCGCTGGTTTTTCTAATGAAGATCAGCGCCCACAGCAATGCACAAACGGTCACCCTGAAACTTAAAAATGCAACTGTTCAGGAGGTCTTGAAACAATTGTCTCGTAAAACTGGAATATCGATCGTGTATGATGAAGCCTATTTTGAAAAAGCAAGTCGTATCGACATTGATGTGAAGGATGTACCGCTTGAGAATGTCTTGGACATTTGCTTAAAACAAAGTGGATATTCTTATTCTGTTCAAGGAAGTACTGTTGTTATTGAAAAAGGCAAGAGTTTTCCAAAGGGACACTTTACGAATAATGTTATCACCGTGTCTGGTGTTGTCAGTGAGCCAACAGGCCCCGTGCTTCCAGGGGTAAGCGTAATCATTAAAGGAACAAAGTCGGGAACGGTAACGGATTCAAACGGTGCTTACACCATTCAGGCTCAGGAGACGGATATATTAGTGTTCTCCTTTATAGGATTCGCTAAATATGAAGTGGCGATCGAAGGACAATCTTATATTGACGTTGTATTGACAGAGAATTCAACGGAGTTAGGAGAAATTATCGTTACTGGTCTTGTGAATCGAAATGCAGAAAGCTTTACGGGTTCGGTGAAGACGGTGACCAAGCAACAGTTGCTAGCTGCCGGTAATCAGAACCTGTTTCTAAGTTTGAAGAATCTCGACCCCTCCTTCCAAATCCAAGAAAACCTGGCTATGGGGTCGAATCCTAACAACCTCCCGGTTGTCAATCTTCGTGGCAAGTCGAGCATGCCTGACTTGACGGGTTCATTTAGTGGCAATCCGAATCAGCCACTCTTCATCTTGGACGGTTTTGAGACGACGCTGCAGCGTGTGTATGACCTGGATATCAACCGGATCAAAAGTGTAACGATTCTCAAAGACGCTAGCGCGAAAGCGATTTATGGTGCGAAGGCCGGTAATGGCGTCGTCGTTATTGAAACCGTTGAACCCGAAAGTGGGCAGATGCGTGTAAACTATACGGGCAGCTTGAATTTGGAGGCTCCGGATCTCAGTGGGTACAACCTGATGAATGCGAAAGAGAAGCTTCAGTGGGAAAGAGATCATGATATGTGGACATCACCTTTGCCGGAAATAAACAGCTTCCGAGAAGATGCTTATAACAAGCTATATCAAGATGTATACACGAAAGGCGTGGATACCTATTGGCTAGCCAAACCGGTGCAGACGGGTGTTGACCAAAAGCATTCCGTTTTATTTGATGGCGGCGACGAGGCTTTCCGGTATGGCGCGAGTTTCTCCTACAATGGAATCACCGGTGCCATGAAGGGGTCGGACCGGAAGACCTATACCGGTAGTACAACGCTGTCCTACCGGTTGAAGAAGCTACGCTTTCGCAACATGCTCGAATTCTCGCAGAATAACGCGCACAATTCTCCCTATGGGTCATTTGCTAACTACGTTGGTTTGAATCCGTATTGGACGCCCTACGACGAAAATGGAAAGCTGAAACCAATCGCCGGGTTCTATCCCAACGGTGCGACGTCGGACGGTTGGGCGATAACCTATAACCCACTTTATAATGCTTCGCTGAATATCATTGATGAAAGTCGTTATACGCAAGTGATCAATAACCTGTATACGGAATGGGATATCGTTGATCACCTCAGGTTCACAGGGAGTTTAGGCTACACCAGTCAACGGAACGGATCAGACAAGTTTTTGCCGCCAAGCCATACCGACTTTATTGGCTATACGGAGGCGAATGGCCTCCTTGATTACAAAGGGCTGTGGGCAAAGACCGACGGGACGATGCGAATGGTGCAGAGCAACCTGGGACTGAGCTACAATGCGGTGTTTGGGAAGCACTTTCTGTTTGCTAATGCAACCTTGAATATTGCCGACCAACTCACCAAAGTAAACACCTATGTAGCCGAGGGGTTTGGTAGTGATAATGCAAACGACATTTCGATGGGAACGCATTATCAACGCGCAAGTTCTCCGACCGGGACGGATGACCATGCCAGAACCCTTGGCGTTGTCGGCATTGGAAACTATATGTATGATAACCGATTCATGGTTGACGTGTCATATCGGACGAGCGCGTCCTCTATTTACGGTGCGAATAGCCGATGGGGATCATTCTGGTCTGTGGGTGCTGGATGGAATTTACACAATGAACGTATCGTGCAGAATCTAGGAATATTCAGCAATTTCAGAATCCGCGGGTCTTTCGGATATACAGGCTCACAGAATGCTAACTCCTACATGACTCTGGCGACATACAGGTATGGCACTGTAGTTTATGACGGTACAAAAGGAGCGACGCTTATTGCACTGCCTAATCCTGACTTAAGATGGCAAAAGAACATGGACTATAACGCGGGAGTTGACCTGACCATGTTTGGTGATAAGCTGGCGATAACGGCTGATATTTACAGAAAGATCACGACGAACTTGCTCGTAGACCTTTCTGCGCCACCTTCGTTTGGTTTTGAAACCTACAAGACAAACTTAGGGAAGACTCAGAACGCAGGCTATGAGGTGTCGCTTCGATATCAGGTGTTCCATAACTCTGCACGGCGTGCCTATGTGAATATTTCCGGAACGGCGACGCATATCAAAAATACGCTGAAGGAAATATCCAATGCGTTTGGCAGCTATAACAAAAAACAGAATGAAAATGTCACTGGCGAAAACAAGCTGTACACAGGGCCGGTGGCTCGCTATATCGAAGGGCAGTCCTTGAGTGCACTTTGGGCTGTTAGGTCACTCGGAATAGATCCTGCCTCTGGGAATGAAGTCTTTGTAGATAGGAATGGCAATCTCACGGATCAGTGGTCTGCCCAGGACTTAGTTATTGCCGGTAATGCTGACCCAACGTTGCGTGGTACGATAGGGTTCGATGTTGGATACAAAGGATTCAGCATATCCCTTATTTGTCTGTACAACGTTGGCGGTAAGATCTATAACGCAACGCTGGTTGAGCGGGTTGAAAACATCGATGGGCGTTCCAATCTTGATCGTAGGATTTATGACGCCTGGAGCGAGCCAGGAGACATTTCGCGCTATAAAAGGCCGGAGGTTAGTAGCTCGATACAAGTGATCAATTTTACAAAACCTACCACGCGCTTCATTCAGGATAACAACGAACTATTCTTTTCAACAATCAATGTTGGGTATGAGGTGCAGAGCCGAAAGTTTTTGGAAACATTCAGAATGGAACGTCTGAAGATTGCCTTCTATACCAATGAACTAGGCAGGATATCATCTGTAAAGACAGAACGTGGGGCGCAATATCCCTTCGCGCGCAACTTCTCGTTCTCGGTACAGGCTACTTTTTAA
- a CDS encoding RagB/SusD family nutrient uptake outer membrane protein, translated as MKKIYKLSYGFILVAVCLMTISCEDWLDVNPSTQLDRDGLFSTEAGYRDAITGTYSQMTSTSLYGREMTFGALDVLAGYYNPTQSGTTTYYKFFYQYPYKLDNAGKDDACVAVVDKMWSDTYGAIANLNSLLETIDDNKTVFSGENYQVMKGEAIGLRAFLHFDLLRMFGPSYTVDPAANAIPYVDTLSSRVSPLLTVEQAADRIISELQRSLMLMEKDPIISGEQPSIVLSSAVSTETMPGYHNRKYRFNYYAAAAALARVYLWKGDKVNALKYAKQVIAVQASRFPWVEDANLTSISTANATNKDRTFTTEHIFGLNVRALEGTVPLHFSPVGMGSSTGLLLYSSRYIKNQIYESNTLDPRNQYLFLADGSNFFPTKLYQDAVTSSWFKNQVPLIRISEMYYIAAESEPNVEDGLVWLNTVRQVRKLSVLDAATVPNAETLDVEIQKEFQKEFICEGQLWFYYKRKNLESLPYSFSFSDTKLYVFDLPADETAFGGR; from the coding sequence ATGAAAAAAATATACAAACTCAGCTATGGATTCATACTAGTCGCAGTATGTCTGATGACAATCTCCTGCGAGGACTGGTTGGATGTAAATCCATCGACCCAGCTTGATCGGGACGGACTATTCTCGACAGAGGCGGGTTATCGTGACGCTATCACAGGGACATATTCGCAGATGACGAGCACGAGCCTTTACGGTCGCGAAATGACGTTTGGAGCGTTGGACGTACTGGCGGGTTACTACAACCCGACGCAATCGGGTACGACTACGTACTATAAATTCTTTTATCAATATCCTTATAAACTCGACAACGCAGGGAAGGATGATGCTTGTGTAGCCGTCGTTGATAAGATGTGGTCGGATACCTATGGCGCTATTGCCAACCTGAACAGTTTACTTGAAACAATCGACGATAACAAGACGGTATTTTCAGGTGAGAACTACCAGGTCATGAAAGGCGAGGCGATCGGCCTTCGTGCTTTTCTTCATTTTGATCTCCTCCGCATGTTCGGCCCGAGTTATACAGTAGATCCGGCGGCCAATGCAATTCCATATGTGGACACCCTATCTTCACGCGTAAGCCCTCTGCTTACAGTTGAACAGGCGGCTGATCGCATTATATCGGAACTCCAACGTTCCCTGATGCTGATGGAAAAAGATCCCATTATAAGCGGTGAACAACCATCAATAGTGTTATCGTCTGCTGTTTCGACTGAGACCATGCCGGGCTATCACAATCGCAAATACCGATTTAACTATTATGCTGCTGCTGCAGCGTTGGCCAGGGTATATCTCTGGAAGGGTGACAAAGTGAACGCCTTGAAGTATGCTAAGCAAGTCATAGCCGTTCAGGCTTCACGATTTCCATGGGTTGAGGATGCGAATTTGACAAGCATCAGCACAGCGAATGCGACCAACAAAGATAGGACTTTTACAACGGAACATATTTTTGGATTAAACGTACGTGCGCTCGAAGGCACTGTTCCCTTACATTTTTCTCCCGTTGGCATGGGGTCTTCTACGGGACTGTTGCTGTATTCAAGCCGATACATCAAAAATCAGATATATGAATCCAATACCCTTGATCCTCGGAATCAATACCTTTTTCTAGCTGATGGCAGCAACTTCTTTCCAACCAAACTCTATCAGGACGCCGTCACGTCAAGCTGGTTTAAAAATCAGGTGCCGCTCATTCGCATTTCGGAGATGTACTATATCGCGGCAGAATCTGAACCGAATGTTGAAGACGGTCTAGTGTGGCTTAACACTGTCCGGCAGGTTCGGAAATTGAGTGTTCTAGATGCCGCGACGGTTCCGAATGCCGAGACATTGGATGTTGAAATTCAAAAGGAATTTCAAAAGGAATTCATTTGTGAGGGCCAGCTTTGGTTCTACTATAAACGCAAGAATTTAGAGTCATTGCCGTATTCCTTTAGTTTCTCGGACACCAAGTTATATGTATTTGACTTACCTGCAGACGAAACAGCATTCGGCGGCAGATAG
- a CDS encoding DUF4843 domain-containing protein, which produces MKNVSIIVSVVVFFALTCCQKETPIFESKSTVHFEKDSVVHPFYIQPSSVTQDTVDIVIKLVGKLASHDRVVEVPIVESTATAGVHYKLLGPVVLSKDSFNAHLKVVLYRTEDIATDTKLIKFEIRDSEEVFVAGFPENTSFRLYFSDKIEKPTWWDGTFYEFPFSEIRMKFYIDVMGSANAPNTFAPENGFMYTVFKLKRALVDYNATHEEPLSDESGAISWEVDWINY; this is translated from the coding sequence ATGAAAAATGTATCAATAATCGTCTCTGTCGTTGTGTTCTTCGCTTTAACGTGTTGCCAGAAAGAAACTCCAATATTTGAGAGTAAAAGCACTGTGCATTTTGAAAAGGATAGTGTAGTGCATCCTTTCTATATCCAACCGAGTTCCGTTACCCAAGACACTGTGGACATTGTGATCAAGCTTGTTGGAAAGTTGGCAAGTCATGACAGGGTTGTGGAGGTTCCGATTGTGGAATCAACTGCTACGGCGGGTGTGCACTACAAGCTTCTCGGACCTGTGGTGCTGAGCAAGGATTCATTCAATGCGCACCTGAAGGTGGTTTTGTATCGTACGGAAGACATCGCTACCGATACCAAGCTAATTAAATTTGAGATTCGGGATTCGGAGGAAGTTTTTGTTGCGGGCTTTCCTGAAAACACTTCTTTCCGATTATACTTCTCTGACAAAATTGAGAAACCGACTTGGTGGGATGGAACCTTCTATGAGTTTCCGTTTTCGGAGATCAGAATGAAATTTTACATCGATGTCATGGGCTCGGCGAATGCGCCCAATACGTTCGCTCCGGAAAATGGGTTTATGTATACTGTTTTTAAGCTGAAGAGGGCGTTGGTAGACTACAACGCAACGCATGAGGAGCCCTTGTCTGATGAAAGTGGAGCGATATCGTGGGAGGTGGATTGGATTAACTACTGA
- a CDS encoding PKD-like family lipoprotein, with protein sequence MKQKFNVKYFVHALLVMLLVQGCYDDIGNYDYSEMPGRIIIDASSIPKDYSAMLSDDTVRISPVISYAGAESDLRYSWQMWDKLSNTYVTFREGKNLEYKCGIDEFVGDVGSYVIRLSVANKKLPVSEQAPTGNEVYSGIVTLNVVSALFRGLVVLHGDGTQCDLGLIEDNIFLPKATDVVTKNVTPDFYSFYNQGSKIKGIGRQLVKDGYIDSWFGQIFGECNFYVFTDQGSTRANYLTLSKTSSDYSALFINPSDASGKPEFYSVYGTGSARALVDDGRVFYGYFVGPLYNEEFEYDAAPFALSIGNAGWSGGTSIGTIAFDKLSKGFMYSLYSQGATYLYKFPTSTVAGVGLEPGNTNADLIYMDVSARGQDTRAVMKDVLTGEKFLGVFNFWAGDRAQVTTGRYSMKDLPQIDDAQFYAIGGGVNLTYYATTKDLYQYLFQGSNTASSVFSAPNGEVITMVKIIKYESSGNSTSLYQYSNRMMIVATVNGANQGKVYAFIVNGVSGALTLASVYDGTESGGEHFGIIYDTEIKDQ encoded by the coding sequence ATGAAACAAAAATTCAACGTTAAATACTTTGTGCATGCTCTTCTAGTGATGTTGCTTGTTCAGGGCTGTTACGACGATATCGGGAATTACGACTATAGCGAGATGCCGGGCCGTATCATCATCGATGCGAGCTCAATTCCAAAGGATTACTCGGCCATGCTTAGCGACGACACGGTGCGGATTAGTCCCGTGATTTCATATGCGGGTGCTGAGTCGGATTTGAGGTACTCGTGGCAAATGTGGGATAAATTAAGTAATACATATGTGACCTTCCGGGAGGGAAAGAACCTGGAGTATAAATGCGGTATAGATGAGTTCGTTGGTGATGTTGGTTCGTATGTGATCAGACTTTCCGTTGCAAATAAAAAATTGCCGGTATCAGAGCAAGCGCCGACCGGGAATGAGGTGTATTCGGGGATCGTTACGTTGAACGTTGTTTCGGCGCTGTTTCGAGGACTGGTGGTGCTGCATGGTGACGGCACCCAATGTGATCTGGGTCTAATTGAGGATAACATCTTTCTGCCCAAGGCAACCGACGTGGTGACCAAGAATGTGACGCCTGATTTTTATTCCTTCTACAATCAGGGTTCAAAAATAAAGGGCATCGGGCGACAGTTAGTAAAGGATGGATACATTGATAGTTGGTTTGGTCAAATATTTGGCGAATGCAATTTCTACGTTTTTACTGACCAAGGTTCAACACGTGCCAATTACCTCACGCTTTCAAAGACCTCAAGCGATTATTCCGCATTGTTTATTAACCCATCCGATGCGAGCGGAAAGCCAGAATTCTATTCAGTATACGGAACGGGAAGTGCACGGGCGCTCGTTGACGATGGACGTGTGTTCTATGGCTATTTTGTAGGTCCGTTGTACAATGAGGAATTTGAATATGACGCAGCCCCTTTTGCCCTGAGTATTGGCAATGCCGGCTGGAGTGGGGGTACTAGCATCGGGACCATAGCATTTGATAAGTTGAGCAAAGGGTTCATGTATAGCCTGTACAGTCAAGGGGCAACCTATTTGTATAAGTTCCCGACCTCGACCGTGGCTGGTGTTGGATTGGAGCCGGGTAACACGAATGCGGATTTGATCTATATGGATGTTTCGGCGCGTGGGCAGGATACGCGGGCGGTCATGAAGGATGTCTTGACCGGCGAGAAGTTTTTAGGAGTCTTCAACTTCTGGGCGGGTGATCGTGCACAGGTGACGACAGGTCGTTATTCGATGAAGGACCTTCCGCAGATCGATGATGCGCAGTTTTATGCGATAGGAGGAGGCGTTAATTTGACCTACTATGCGACGACGAAAGATTTATACCAGTATTTGTTCCAAGGATCAAACACAGCATCGTCGGTTTTTTCAGCTCCTAACGGGGAGGTGATAACGATGGTGAAGATTATCAAATACGAATCGTCTGGAAATTCAACGAGCTTGTATCAGTATTCGAATAGAATGATGATAGTCGCAACGGTAAATGGCGCCAATCAGGGCAAGGTATATGCATTTATAGTCAACGGCGTATCCGGAGCGTTGACACTTGCTTCGGTTTATGATGGAACAGAATCCGGAGGTGAGCACTTTGGTATAATCTACGATACTGAAATTAAGGATCAATAG